One Leopardus geoffroyi isolate Oge1 chromosome E1, O.geoffroyi_Oge1_pat1.0, whole genome shotgun sequence genomic window, TCTGAGGATCCGTTGCGATCATCTTCTCTATTAATTCCCGGGCAATGACGTCttctacagaggaggaaaataaacaagtaactGATTATCACCGGCCCACAGCCACCATGAAATACTCAAACCTTAACGGTGCATGTGCCTTTTGATTCAAGATTCTACTGACACAACCTCACTCCAATAGCGTAATTAAGAACTTGCACAAGCTTCAGCTGATAAGGGGAGTCCTCGCCACACAGTCTGTGAAAGGAAGTAATTGGAAATACCCACTGCCGGAGGCTTTGGTAACACTGCCTCCACGTACTGGGCTGTGCTATTAGAACGATGCCCTGGtaaggggtatctgggtggctcagtcggttgagggtctgacttcggctcaggtcatgatctcatgattcatgagtttgagccccgtgtcaggctctgtgctgacagctcagagcctgaagcctgcttcggattctctgtatcccgctctctctcaaaaataaataaacaataaaaaaaaaaaaatgttaaaaaaaaaaacgatgccCTGGTGGAATACCTATCAACTTGGAGAGATATTCAAGATGATGTTAAAAAACAAGCATGccaactatcaacaatagccaaagtatggaaagagtccaaatgtccatcaatgggtggatggataaagaagatgtggtatatatatacacaatggagttattactcggcaatcaaaaagcaTCAAAGCTttccatttgcaaccacgtggatggaactagaaggtattatgctaagcgaaatagagaaaaacaaataccatataacttcacttatatgaggactttaagacacagaacagatgaatacaagggaggggaagcaaaaataatacaaaaacagggagggggacaaaacataagagactcttaaatatgaagaacaaacagagggttactggaggggttgtgggaggggggatgggctgaatgagtaaggggcattaaggaatctacccctgaaatcattgttgcactatatgctaacttggatgtaaactaaaaatatatcaataaattaaaaaaaaaacaatcacccataaaaaagaagaaaaaaataaaggcatgtaagaaaaaaaagcatgccAAAAAAGAGTatgtactatttatttattttacaaaagtacGCATATCTAACTAAATACATGATTGGAATAAGATATACAAAAGTATTAATAGCAGGAATTCATCACTGTGTAATGGGATTATAGATCTTTTATGCTAATCTATTTCTacaaggaataataaaaattaatccaaaatagtgagttagttttacattttttaaaaaggtggcaCTGGGTGTCATGGGCCAATTTTAACACAGGAAACGCTGAAGTCAGGAAAAAAGACCTGTCGCCCCTGCACCCAGAGAGCAAGACCCAggtgtctgccccccccccccaacccccgcccagCCACACCCCCTGATCACCGGCCTGCACACGAGTTTATGGAGCACAGACGACTGTCCTGAATGTCAGTGCAGGAAGAGACTATTAAATGTTCACAAGCCACAAGCTGGAAAATAGAGGTCCTTGCCCGGGTCACACAGGTAACTGGGGGACCTGAAGGAACCTCAGAGCTGTGTGCCTTCAGGAGGAGATGCTCCAAAGACAACCCAACCTTCTACCAGCTTTGGAGTGAGTCAGCGATGCACTGAGGCCCACAGGGCCAGCAGTTGGGAAGAAGGGCCTCTGGAAGCACAGGGCTGGTGCCCTCCCAGGGCTCAGGGGCCACTTGGTCAGCCGGAGCGGCTCCCGACCGTCCCCTGCCGCCCACTCACCATGCTTCTCCGGGTGTAAGCAGTCGAGGCTGTAGGCGCCCAGGAGGATGTTGGCCTGCCGCTGCAGGGACTTGCCAAAAGGGTGGCTGCCCTCAGATATCACATAGTAAAAGACACAGCCCGCAGAGAAGATGTCCACTGTGTAGGTCTGAAAAGAGAGACGCAGGGTGTGAGAggcttctggaaaattctcatccTCACTGAGAAGCAGCAAGGACAGGAGTGCTGCTGTTGCTTCTACCACCTTGAAGGGTCCTGGGAGACTGGACTAGCATGCCGGAAGTGCCCAGAGCAGCGCTGGCACCCGCAGGGGCTGCACGAGGGTCGGTGTTTGCAGTGGAACGTGGGCTCTAGAGCCGACTGGCTGGGGTTGGAAGTGACTGAAAAGTAGGGGGGAGACACGGACAACTGCCCACACTTGCCCCTTTCACTTGTCTGAACACGAGACCACATGGAAAACGCCAGCAGCATGCTATTCACACAGAAGCTCTTTGATAAAGAACTGTCATGTTCCAGCTACGTGCGCCGCAGCCCCCAAGTCTTGAATGTGGAGGCTCTCGTCCCCGAAGATGCGAGAGGCTGGCAGTTTTCCCCAGAGCTGCTCCCACTACTCACGGGATTGTCCTTACAGTCCTCGCTCAGCATCTCCGGAGCGATCCAgccttctgtgccaggcactcctGAGCGGCGGCTGAAACTGTGCCTGCCCACAGCCAGCTTCTTGCAGAGGCCAAAGTCAGAGATCATGGCCTTGATCCTGCCATGTGCGTTGGGCATAGACAGGAGAATGTTGTGGGGCTTCAGGTCTCTGTGAACTAATAGAAAATTCCAGATCAGTCTGGTATTTACCAGTGGCATCGGGCCTCCTCCTGCGGCGGGGAGTGCACTCTTAACGGACTCCCAGTGGGCCCGCCAGACCTCTAAGGGTTTTCTCGTTTGCAGCTGTGAAAGATTCCTCCTCAAATTCTTATTCTCAAAAGGCCACCTAAAAACCCCACAGGCACACCAGTGATGACACAGATTCTCAGCAGAGGCAAGGACCCCTCCCCAGCAAGGGAGCTCCCCACCGGGCCGCGGCTGGTAAATACAGGGGAAGCTTCTCACCAATGTTGAGGGAGTGCAAATGGGCCAGGCCTGAGGTGGTCTGCTGCAGCAAGGTGATGGGCTCCAGGCCAAGGTGGGCGAAGTCCTTCTGCTCCACGTACTGCAAGAGACACACGACAGCCAGGTCACGCACACAGCCCTTGGGGACGGGACCCTCCACACAgcactttttttctctaagtgATTCAATTTTATTCAGAAAGTCCTGCCTGCAACTTTTTGCCTTAATTAATGTTTGGGATTAGGTTGGCTCATTTTCTCTGAtcctattttaagaaagaaacgGGAAGTTGTACTGACCACACTCTATGTCCAAATCCACATTTGCTCACGGACTTTCTCTGGCAGCCGTAGGCGAACTTAAAAGTTCCAGCTGACTCGTGTACGGTGAGAAAGGTAAGAGGGCAAGGAACTCAAGTTCACTGCCTCCTACAGGCAAACCTGCAGGTGTCCGATACTGACATAGTGTCACGTGAGCCTGGAGACTGAGCAAAAGGAGTTCGCTGGGTGGTCTCAATGACCTGACTCCTCAACCAGCATCCTCCAAGCCCAGAGCAGCCCTAACCCACGGGGAGAACAACTGCCAGGTttcctggaggcagagggagagagacactaACTGTAACCAAAGACCATCCCACCCAACTGAAGCTGAGGTGATAAAAATACCCTCCAACCGGATTGTTTGTGGTTACATGGGTGTGAGCCCGTCACATGCACCAACTGTTCATTTACGTGAGTGTGCTGTGTTGTAACCTCAGTAAAGtgaatacagagaaataaagggaaaagaaatcacaGTCTCTCGTGCCACCTGCCTCCAGGAGCAGGGAGGCCGCAGGACGAAGGCAAAGCGGCCCCGGGGGCACCCACCTCCTGCAGGGTGGCCGCACACAGCTCGATGGCAATGTACTGGAACTGCCGGTCCCTCTCCGTGCAGAAGTAACGAATCACGTTGGGGTGCTCGTCTGATTCCCGAAGCAGCTGGACCTCACGGTCCGCGAAACTGAAACACTCGGGGAGGATCCTCTTGACGGCCACATCGCGGTTGTCGAACATGCCCCTGAGGACAAGGATCACAGGTTggtttgggggggcggggggtgcgagCCAGGCTGTGGAAATGGGAGATCCGCGGACCCATGGTGCTCCTTCTGCAATGCGGCAGCCACCCCGGGAGCCTCGTAGCCCCTGACCGACCACCACGCGGCCAGCGCTTCCTCCCTGGAGGTGAAGTCCTCCGTGTTGGCCACCACCGTGACCCTGCGGCACCCCCCAGCCTGGCGTGCCACCTGCAGGCCGACAGACCTGGACGCGAGGGCAAGTCACAGAGCTCTCCAATCCACTCACCGGTACACAATCGTGCCCTCAGCTCCGTGGCCCAGCACGTCCTTGGGACAGAATGAGATCTTCCCAACAATCACCAtgctggtttcctcatctgggacaAAACAGGAAGAAGTTGTTTTAAGCAAACCTAACCTGAAACACCTTGAGGCTAGAAAGGAAGCAGCGTCCTGAGCTCAGGTTCAGAGATGGGATCTCACAGGCTCTAGGTTCCCAGCTCCTGGTGACAAGCGCCCGCAGGGCCCACTTGCCATCGACACCCAGGGCTGCCACCTCCCCCGCCTCCTGCCCTCTGTTCCTGCCTTTACATTATTGTCAGAAGACAGGGCTTCCCCACAGACCCGCCTACgatttgagcctggagcctccaggCAGTGGATGTGCAATGAAGAGACCAGGGGTGGCCTGGTCTGGGGCTCAGGTCTCGTACACCAGCTCTGTATCCATCCCCTCAGAACATCGGCCCTGACAGCCGGCCCGAGCCCACTTCCCAGAGGAACCGGGATCAACAGTCACACTTGGCCACGGACTGGCTGCAGGAACTCCCCCAAGCCAGAGGCCCAGTGCACCTCTGGTCAGCAGCAACTGCCAGCCCTTATGGGGCAAGATGGCAGGAGGACAAGGTGGACCCCAAAAGGCCCCCTGAGTGGGAGAGGCCCGGATGGCATGCAAGCCTGGCCCCCAGAGTGAGAGGGACCTAGGTGAGAACACGGTGAGCCCTTAGAAACGACACGTCACAGTCCCACGGAGACTCCCCCGAAGAACATGCCTCTCAGGTTGTgttcaaatgaaagagaaaacagcacCAAAATGGCAACTCGCTTCACCTTCATCGTCCTGCTCCAGGAAGGGGCTGGCACCAGCCCTGGAGGCAGAGCCACTGGAGTGGAGCGAGTGGTTGGAGGCTCTGGGGGACGTGCTGGGGCTGCTGGTGCCCGAGCTCTCTGAGTACAGGCCGGACGAGTCCAGGAGCTCAGCATCCTGAGCCACGTCTCCAGGGGGATGGAAGGGCAGCTGCTGCTGTTGCAGGAGCTGGATTTTCTCTAGCTCCTTCTGGAACTGCTGGTGctggagctgctgctgctgatgcatGCTCTGGGGAGAGAAACGCACATCCAGACACGTGCAGCCCACTCCcccggggacagagagaggctggaagGGTGAGGCTCCCTGTGGCAGAGGAAGCAGGTGCGCTGCccaaggggtggggggcgggacgAGACCAGTGAGAAGGCACAGGAGGGGGGATAGGGTGGTTGGAAGACTTGAGTGCTTCTCGCCAGTTAGGAGTTCCCAGGACAGCCCACGCCCCCTGCTGGACGGGCCcgacaggggcgggaggggggactGAGCTGTAGGTGGAGGCTGGGCCAGGTGAAGGGGGCTCCATTTAAGTCTAAAATCCTGGGACTTTCACGGAGGTCTGGGAGTGGTtgcaaaaatgaaaccaaagaggAAGAATGGTTATGCCACGTAGCTTGGAGCATGGTGGGCACAGGCAGCTCCAGGCTTGCCGTCCACTACGGCTGTGCACTTGACAGAGGGGAGTGCACAGATGGCCACCGaccaggcagaggaagcagcgGGGGCTCGGAACCTCGCTGCCATCTTCCCACGGCCACACAGCCAGAATGTGGCTGAAAAGTGGCGCCTGGCCAAGGCCCCACTCCAGCCCCATTTCATCAAGCTGCCCTCCCCATACCCCACACTCTTCTCTCTGTTCTGAGAAATTCTTTGTCATAATTTGAAGCAGCAGTGAGCCATGATTGTACCGCCTGTGTGGGAAGGGGACCGAAGGGATGGGTGTGAAGCCAACACCCCCTGGGAGTTTTCTGGTTCTTGTgtacaccgcccccccccccccccacactctctctctttctctgaacttgggttcaaatccatcACCGGCTGACTAACcctgggaaagttatttaacttcccaGAGCCCGGCTTCTTCATTTGTGGGCAGGGCACAGTAATAATGACCTCGCAGGACTGTGTGaggtaaaatagaaaacagtgcGGGTGGAGTGGACCCATCTGTACCAATGGAAGGGTCTGTCATCGCCATTCCTGCAGGGGACATGAGCTTCCTGGGCACTAGTATTCCCAGGTGATGACACTTCAATGCTCTGAGCAACTCGAAAAAGGAATATTCTTCTACAAGGTTTTATCCAACCCACAACATATTCAACCATGTAAATTTAGCTCGCTCATTTCCAACTAGAAAGTGCAAGGGGTGCCGCCGTTTTCACTCGTGCTAGTGTCTCTAAGAGGCAGTTTGTAAGGGAGGAAAGTTCAGTGGATTTTCATCTATTATGACTATTCTCAGAAAGGGAAATAGTTaactttgggtggctcagttggttaagcgtcccaactcttggtttcggctcaggtcacgatctcacggattcatgagtttgaaccccatgtcaggctctgtgctgacagtgaggagcctgcttgggattctttctctcctcctctctctctctctgctcctctcctgctcacgctgtctctgtctctctcaaagataaataaataaactttaagaaggaCTTCcttctcttaaaacaaaaataaaaacaaacaaaaaaccctaaaatgaTCTGCAAGCAAGGTTTACAAATCAGCTTTTACAATGAGTTAACTCTAAGACATAGGTAAAAAAATTTCCTGAGAAGCCAGTGTCTCTTTGATTACAATGTTTCTGAAGAGAAGCACATACTTACTCTTAAATGTGAAAGGAAATATATCTGCTCGTTTGTCATGGACATCAGGTGACCAGCACAGTTCAAAAACACACAGGAAGGCAAAGGGAAGGGGCCGAGCTTTACCAAGGGGTAGGTGATGATGAAGGCCACCCAGCCGATGAGCAGGAAGGTGCTCAGGATGATGGTGGCTATGtccttcagcacagagtccacggGGGCCTCGGGCTTAGCGGGGGCATGCTCGaacttctcctccacctcctgtGAAACGGCGGTGGGCGCGTTTTCTGAAGTCTGCTCGACCAGGTTGATAACCTTGTGTGGGACAGAGGGACTATGTCACTGCAGAATTTCTAGCCAGATACAAAATGGCCAAACAGTCAAGAGTAGTCATGACTATTTACCAGGAATGACCCCCACcgtaaaatgtgtttttttttaaagctcatcaaAGATCACAAAGCCAAACAATCGCTGCCTTTATCAAAGTGACTGCCCTGAGAGGCCATGCTTTATTGTAGTGATTGTATCAGTACTGAGAAACAGTTCTAACAGCAGTACTTTTGGAAATGGCTTCAGATCCCATGTTCTTTTGAAAAGCCTTACTGAAGGCAGAGACCTCCTCCTTTGATGGTAGATTTGATAACTGGGAAAACTCTGAAATCATCTGTAACAAAGTCTGGTAAAAATGTTGGCAGTCGTTAATACCATGTCACATTAAaaaggtggctcagtggattaagcgtcagactcttgattttggctcaagtcatgacctcagtttgtgggatcgagcccagtgtcagactccacactgacggtgcagagcctgcttggcattctctctctccctgactctctgcccGTCTTCCACTCGTGTGAACACATgtgccctttctctcaaaataaataaacaaatttaaaaaataaaaaggaaaacaatgtgtgtgcacacacacgcggCTGAAGAGTAATGAAGCAGCTTGCTTCTGTGGCTTATAAACTTTCGGTGCAACtcccaaaaacaaaatcattttctcGAGTATTCCACTCTTTTTCAAAGTTTCAGAAAAACATCAGAATCTTTTGTTAAAGAAACTTTTACTTGGGAAGCCCAGAATGAAATCAGATCTTCCGTCTGACCTTCTTGGAGGCTCTAGGACTTCAAGAACAGTTTACAGAACAGTTTACAGAACACGTCGATTCATACTCGAACATCCAGGGTTCCAGGAGTGCCATTACTGCTTGTCCAATGAAGTGGGCAAGTGCAGAGGGTTTGGCATCCCCCCCAACACCCGACCTCACGCACCCACCTCTCCCATCCCGATTCCTGCCTAGGGCTCTCTCCCAGCAGCTGCCCCACCCCTACAGTGCATGGGGCGGGGTGGGCCGGCTGGTGTGGAGCAGGCAGCTCAGGAATGTCTGCTGAGCACGTGACCAGGAGCAACCCTCCTTTGGTTAGATTCTGTTCAAAAGCGTTTGTTAAAGAAGGTGCCTTATTGCCATATCAATGTACTTCAGAGTATTTTAATGGAGTTTTAGAAAACTCTGTTCAAGTTTGGATGATTATTAAAATCCTAACTGTGGCTACCTCTGGGTGTTACATTAAGGGTActgtcctctttccttctctatacttttattttctaagcgTTCCAGGATGGATAGGAGTGACTTTGGTAAGATCAAAATCAGATGGAGACTTTAGGGCACCAGTGCTTTCCAAAATCACTGTCCTGGGACTCCATGTATTTTCCCAACTGGCTACCTCTAGAGTAACAGGCAACTCAAGATATTTTGCTCTAGAATTTTCAACAGGCAcatgcttttccttcctttctttctggataAAATCTGGACCCCTACAGTGAACTTGCCGTGATCGTGGTCCCCCCGCAAGCCAGCCCCTCTCGTCTTCCTTGGACCTTGTCCCTTCTGAGGCCCCTTCTCGGGCCTGGGGTCTCCATGGCAAGGATGCCAAGACTCGCCAAGTCCAAATGGACCTTCGGACCCGCCCCCACCTCACTGGCCATGCTGGACGCCTGCCTGCAGAGCCACCCTCCTGCCTTctccacctgctctgtgccaccTACGGGCATAGCAGTGGTCTCCCAGCCCCCTGGCTTCTGACTGGGACGCCAGCAGATGGGCCAGAGGGAGGAGAATGAGGTCCAGTTCCGTGGGGTTGCTGAACATGTCAACTGAACCTCTAGGCTCCTGGCCTGGGGCCctttccactccctccccccaacttcaGGCTTAAGGATGCAAAGAGAAGCCCTGGGACTGTCCACATCTGTGTGAATAATCTCTTTATTACACTGCCCTCCGATCGTCCTAATCTGAGTGGCCACTGGTGTCCAGCTGAGACCCTGACTGGCACCCCGTCTCCCCAGGGCTGCAGGAGTGCAGCCCAGGTCAGAGGCTCATGGCAGCTACTGCCTGGGTGGGCCTTCCCACTGCCCAAAGCTCCATCCCGTGGGCACCCTGGGTCCCCACCAGACCGAGCAGCCAAGCAGGCTGCTTCCAAAGGGCCACTCCTGGCTTTGTGAAGCTTCAGGTCTCCCACGTCCTCTTTTCATCAACCCTTTGCTCCACTGCCACGTGCCAGCGAACCTTGGTAACATGGTTCCTCTGTAGGACACGGCCCCACTTCTCAcgacttccccccctccccccccgccgcAGTGGCCTCGGAGTAGGTATCGGCCCCAGAGGTGCCCAGGCAAGGTCAGTCCCACCTCCAGGCCCTCATCTCTGCTGCTCTCTTCCCTCCAgtgccctctgcctctctcccaccaggccagaccccccccctccccatccctccacccttATTACAGCCTTCACTAAGCCCTTAGCACCAACCCCCCAGCAGTCTGTCATGGGGTGATGCGTGCTATGGATTCCCGAgcatccctctcccctcccggGTTCACAGTAAGCTCTAAAGCCAAGGGCAAATGCCTTAGCCCCCAACACCTCACATGAGGAGCCAGGAACTAACTGTTTACGCCCCCACTCACTTCCTCAAAGCTCTTCTTCTCTGAATCGGCAGGAATCACATTTTCTCGATGTTTGGGCAGATTATTGGGGAATCTCTCCAGCATCTTGGTAGACGCAGACAGGGGGGTTTCATGGTGTCCTACGAGAGGAAACAAGCCTTCCATGAGAGCAGCCTCCCCACACGGTGAAAGCCCCCCACGCTAAGCTTAGCCTACAGTGGCTCCCCGCTGAGGGGCCCACAGCGCAAACACCCACATTTGTAAAGTGAGAGAAAACGACAGGCCATTACCAGAAAAATCTCATCGAGACAGAAATTTGATTACTCGGTGGCACGTATACAGTATTCTGAATCTCATAATGAGGGACAAAGAAGTGTCCTTGTCACGAGAGGAAATCAGGACCTTCGAGGCGTGTTCAGAGTAAGACTTGTGTGGGTAATTCCTACTTTAGGCTGTATGCTGCCCAAGCATCATGAAGCTTCATTAAAAATTCATGCAGTTCTCCCCAGTTACCTTGTAATATCCCTCTACTAAGGGTCTCACATTCCCCCCTTGATATTTAAATTGCTCAGGCGGGAGTTCCGATGATCTGCATGCATACTTCCATCCTGGGAAGTGATGAATTATGCATAAAAGAGAAACACGATGTATTTGCTGGGGAGCAGAGGGTCACGGCTCTCTCAGCGCCCACTCCCTGTTCTCCACACTATCTAGTACATGTTACACActgattgagcacctactgtgtgcataTCACTGTAAGAGAGACAAAGTTGAGTATAAAATAAGCAACTGGGACTTGATCTGGTGGGAAAGTCTGTTTAGCTCTAACATTAAATGACTCCTGTACTAACTACCCAGAAGAACCAGTTCACTCTCACGCTGGGCTGTCAGCCCCCTGACATactttctttttagttctttcaCTGTGATTCGGGTCTCACCCTATGGATCCCTCCACTGTTCTCTCAAACCTATCAAAGATTTTATGATCTGTATTTCCAAGACAAAAATAAGCAAGAACTAGTCCAAGCTGTGTACATTCCTTGATCTGGAAAAAATCTTTACCTTTAGGTCAGTTCTCTATCTACAAGAGAAGACTGCTCTTTAAGGGaaaccttgttttgttttaaaccatcGCCAGGTGAGGACCGTGAGACACGCTTTGCCGTGAAGCAGGGTGTCCTCAGGTGGGGTCCATCTACCTCAGCCCTGAGATCAGTCTTGCTGATGGGGCCCGGGGGTCTGAATGTGAGTTTCTCCCGGTGCCTCTGAGGTTCACTAATGAGAAACCTTCGCTGTAGGGGAAAGCAGGGTGCCTTCCACGTGCCGCCTTGTGCTGCAGGGGCCTCCCCCAACCCTGTACCTCGCCCCCCAACAGACCACTGCAGCCCTGATTAGCCCGCAGCCCGCTTCCTCCAGGGCTACTTCTCCTGAACAGGTTTCTCCCGAATCTGGGCCTTTAGGAATCTCATTCTGCACACTCTGAACCAGCGGCTCCACAAGGCCAATCATGAGATCCTCAAACATGTACAAACAGTACCTGGTCTTAGTGATTTATCTGTCCTCATCACCATGTCTGGGCTCCAGAGCAAAAAGCAcaggccctgccccagacctactgaactgGGATCTGCAGGGGTCACACGTGCTTCTGTGACAGAGCCCCCAGGAGAAGCCAAGGGCAGTCCGGGTTAGGGCCGCTGCTCGGGGGAAACCCTAAGGCCGTGCCACTCAAGCTAAATGGACTCAGTTTATTTTCCAGACCAGTGTGAAAGAGGGAAGATCCTTAATGTCCTCCACAAACACCAAATCAAAGGACAAGGCTGGACGTAAAAGAGTGTATGTTATTGCACCTGTGGCCCTGAGTCTATGCAGAGATGGTCAAGTCGTTCCACTGCCTTATGTAAAAATGACTGGCTCTGGAGCTCCTCAAGGGGACTTCAGAGGGGTGAGAGGATCCCCTAATTCCTTCTTTATACTTTGTTGAGTTTCTCAGTTGTCTTACTTGGACaacctttacattttaaaaggatatctttctgcggcgcctgggtggctcagttaagcgtctgacttcagctcaggtcatgatctcacagtttgtgggttcgggccctgcatcgggctctgtgttgaccgctcagagcctggagcctgcttcggattctgtgtctccctctctctctgcccctcccccactcatgttctgtctctctctctctcaaaaataaacattaaaaaaaaatttttttttttaaagggtatcTTTTTGCAACCTAGCCATGAAGACTTTCTCCCCATGTTTTTTATAGTCTTACATACACATTTCCTTGGTTTCCAACAGTTTGTTCACTTCGTGACCACTGGTGGGCAATTTATGTATCCCTTAACTGGTACATAAAACTAAATGACCTTGTGATTTTAATAGCCTCCACTCatcagctatttttttcttcacctgggtccactcacacatgctcttgAAACTacttttgttcaaaaaaaaaaggtagaattaCTTTGTTATCTCCTTTGCCCATTATTCTGTAAAAATAATAACCAGAAGAAAGTGGCTACAGGGAGTcaggaagaacaaagaagaacAGGACCCGGACAACCACGAAAGGAGCGATCGGGACTCCAGGACGCTCAGGCTCCTGTCTGCAACACCCAGTTACACACGCCCGTCCAGATGCTGCTGCGGGACAGATCCTGTGGCCTCCTGGGCCCACACGCCTCCACACCGCTCTATGTCCCTTCCCTGTGCCTCTGGCActgccctctctcttctccattccaGTCAGCtgctagtgggggggggggagagaaaggggtagtgggggtgggtggggggacctCATCAACCCGTGTGctctggcacccccccccccaccgccccctctctcctcccacaagGCTACATCCTCACCTCTCACCACCTCTTGGGCTGACAGTCAGCAGATTTGGGGGAAGACAGGGCACAGGAAGGCAAATCAGATTCAAGAAAACTCTGTCCTGCTCTAATTGCTTGGGACACTTGCCAGAGACACAGCTCCTCTCACGTGACTGCCTTCATTTGTCACACTCACTGCCTTCGGGTGTCATCTCGACTTATCTCCGTGGCTCACAGGACCCCCAATTCAACCCAAGGGCCGTTAGCAAGGACAGcaacaaatggaagagaaaggaaaagggaccacccccccacccccacccccacaccagggACTTGTGCCGTGGCTCCCTGACTCAAGTCTAGCCTTGAACCAGACTCCTCACCCCACCCAATCCTTCCCGGGTCTCcaaccctctcctcccccagccttgGCTCCCACACCAACCCCAAGGGAATTCTTCCATAGGAACCGCCCTGGTTCCCCATAAGTGGAAATAACAAGAGTGTCTACCTCACAAGGGGCCGCTGTGAGAAATAAGGAGACGGGTTCTAAAGTGCTTACTGCCAATGCCCGGCACGGAAGACGTTCAGTGTGCCAGATAACTGCATGAATTTTATGTTAGTCAGTACTCGAGTTTTGTAACATTAAGCAATTTTTGAGAAGTGACTTGGTAACACAGCtactctatttcttttccttggggGTAAAACTGTTCCCAGGTCTGAAAAGACTAATTTGGACCTGAACTGAGCACAGCGCATTAACCACAGTAACTAGCACGGAGGGC contains:
- the ERN1 gene encoding serine/threonine-protein kinase/endoribonuclease IRE1 isoform X4, translated to MPVRLLLALLLSGLGIFGSPSTVTLPETLLFVSTLDGSLHAVSKRTGSIKWTLKEDPVLQVPTHVEEPAFLPDPNDGSLYTLGGKNNEGLTKLPFTIPELVQASPCRSSDGILYMGKKQDIWYVIDLLTGEKQQTLSSAFADSLCPSTSLLYLGRTEYTITMYDTKTRELRWNATYFDYAASLPEDDGDYKMSHFVSNGDGLVVTVDSESGDVLWIQNYASPVVAFYVWQREGLRKVMHINVAVETLRYLTFMSGEVGRITKWKYPFPKETEAKSKLTPTLYVGKYSTSLYASPSMVHEGVAVVPRGSTLPLLEGPQTDGVTIGDKGECVITPSTDLKFDPGLKGKSKLNYLRNYWLLIGHHETPLSASTKMLERFPNNLPKHRENVIPADSEKKSFEEVINLVEQTSENAPTAVSQEVEEKFEHAPAKPEAPVDSVLKDIATIILSTFLLIGWVAFIITYPLSMHQQQQLQHQQFQKELEKIQLLQQQQLPFHPPGDVAQDAELLDSSGLYSESSGTSSPSTSPRASNHSLHSSGSASRAGASPFLEQDDEDEETSMVIVGKISFCPKDVLGHGAEGTIVYRGMFDNRDVAVKRILPECFSFADREVQLLRESDEHPNVIRYFCTERDRQFQYIAIELCAATLQEYVEQKDFAHLGLEPITLLQQTTSGLAHLHSLNIVHRDLKPHNILLSMPNAHGRIKAMISDFGLCKKLAVGRHSFSRRSGVPGTEGWIAPEMLSEDCKDNPTYTVDIFSAGCVFYYVISEGSHPFGKSLQRQANILLGAYSLDCLHPEKHEDVIARELIEKMIATDPQKRPSAKHVLKHPFFWSLEKQLQFFQDVSDRIEKESLDGPIVKQLERGGRAVVKTDWRENITVPLQTDLRKFRTYKGGSVRDLLRAMRNK
- the ERN1 gene encoding serine/threonine-protein kinase/endoribonuclease IRE1 isoform X3, which produces MCLGCGLSNLSVFICEIFGSPSTVTLPETLLFVSTLDGSLHAVSKRTGSIKWTLKEDPVLQVPTHVEEPAFLPDPNDGSLYTLGGKNNEGLTKLPFTIPELVQASPCRSSDGILYMGKKQDIWYVIDLLTGEKQQTLSSAFADSLCPSTSLLYLGRTEYTITMYDTKTRELRWNATYFDYAASLPEDDGDYKMSHFVSNGDGLVVTVDSESGDVLWIQNYASPVVAFYVWQREGLRKVMHINVAVETLRYLTFMSGEVGRITKWKYPFPKETEAKSKLTPTLYVGKYSTSLYASPSMVHEGVAVVPRGSTLPLLEGPQTDGVTIGDKGECVITPSTDLKFDPGLKGKSKLNYLRNYWLLIGHHETPLSASTKMLERFPNNLPKHRENVIPADSEKKSFEEVINLVEQTSENAPTAVSQEVEEKFEHAPAKPEAPVDSVLKDIATIILSTFLLIGWVAFIITYPLSMHQQQQLQHQQFQKELEKIQLLQQQQLPFHPPGDVAQDAELLDSSGLYSESSGTSSPSTSPRASNHSLHSSGSASRAGASPFLEQDDEDEETSMVIVGKISFCPKDVLGHGAEGTIVYRGMFDNRDVAVKRILPECFSFADREVQLLRESDEHPNVIRYFCTERDRQFQYIAIELCAATLQEYVEQKDFAHLGLEPITLLQQTTSGLAHLHSLNIVHRDLKPHNILLSMPNAHGRIKAMISDFGLCKKLAVGRHSFSRRSGVPGTEGWIAPEMLSEDCKDNPTYTVDIFSAGCVFYYVISEGSHPFGKSLQRQANILLGAYSLDCLHPEKHEDVIARELIEKMIATDPQKRPSAKHVLKHPFFWSLEKQLQFFQDVSDRIEKESLDGPIVKQLERGGRAVVKTDWRENITVPLQTDLRKFRTYKGGSVRDLLRAMRNK